Proteins from a genomic interval of Psychrobacter urativorans:
- a CDS encoding YgiQ family radical SAM protein, translating into MSADTIARTAFKQGTTPLYDYDKHWASCYEPAPYLPMSRKEMDDLGWDACDVIIISGDAYVDHPSFGMAIIGRLLEAQGFRVGIIAQPDWKSKDAFMELGKPVYAYGVTAGNMDSMINRYTADRKIRSDDAYSPGNVADKRPDRAAIVYSQRCREAYPDVPIILGGIEGSLRRIAHYDYWSDKVRRSILLDARADVLLYGNAERAIVDVVHGLSKGYTLEQMSSLRGTCYLLTPSRRHWQAGMVEVVSNDVDTVGRVDPIINPYVMTEDVDSCSIEQDKTTISPLQNSMSSQYPGFVSEPVTNKVINADQVDEDTQVVQMRGFDRTENDKPKTALKHKLKLPPREKTVIRLPDYEHVKSDPVLYAHANRILHLETNPGNARALVQRHSSGAGNSFTSIDVWLNPPPIPLSTEEMDYVFDLPYARLPHPSYGDARIPAYDMIKFSVNIMRGCFGGCTFCSITEHEGRIIQNRSEESILREVEAIRDTAPSFTGVISDLGGPTANMYRLSCKDETIEKNCRKPSCVYPDVCENLITDHSNLTKLYRKARDIKGVKKILIASGLRYDLAVKDPEYVKELVTHHVGGYLKIAPEHSEEAVLSKMMKPGMGSYDKFKAMFEQFSQEAGKEQYLIPYFIAAHPGTKDEDMMNLALWLKSYGYRADQVQAFYPSPMATATTMYHTHKDPLHKVSREGGDMDIVKSGKQRKLHKAFLRYHDPKNWALLREALKAMGRSDLIGKNRGCLIPPFNASLEGRDGAQDSYQSARKKNSRLGNDSVKRNNNSATAPKNTAGRNAKKVSKGNFQTQHTGLPPRKTK; encoded by the coding sequence ATGTCTGCCGATACCATCGCCCGCACCGCTTTTAAACAGGGCACTACGCCCCTTTACGATTATGATAAACATTGGGCGAGCTGCTATGAGCCTGCGCCTTATTTACCGATGAGCCGCAAGGAAATGGACGATTTGGGCTGGGATGCCTGTGATGTGATTATCATCTCAGGCGACGCTTATGTCGATCATCCAAGCTTTGGCATGGCAATTATTGGGCGCTTATTAGAGGCACAAGGCTTCCGTGTCGGTATCATTGCCCAACCAGATTGGAAGAGTAAAGATGCCTTTATGGAGCTTGGTAAACCTGTTTATGCCTATGGCGTAACCGCAGGCAATATGGACAGCATGATTAACCGTTACACCGCTGACCGCAAAATCCGTAGTGATGATGCGTACTCACCGGGAAATGTCGCGGACAAACGCCCTGACCGCGCGGCTATCGTTTATAGTCAGCGCTGCCGTGAAGCCTATCCGGATGTGCCGATTATCTTAGGCGGGATTGAAGGCAGCTTACGCCGTATCGCTCATTATGACTACTGGTCAGATAAAGTACGCCGCAGTATTTTACTTGATGCCCGTGCGGATGTTTTATTATATGGTAATGCCGAACGCGCTATCGTTGATGTGGTGCATGGCTTATCAAAAGGCTATACCCTTGAGCAAATGAGTAGCCTGCGCGGTACGTGTTATTTATTGACCCCGTCGCGTCGCCATTGGCAAGCGGGCATGGTCGAGGTTGTCAGTAATGACGTTGATACCGTGGGTCGTGTTGACCCGATTATCAATCCGTATGTGATGACGGAAGACGTTGATTCTTGCTCAATCGAGCAAGATAAAACCACAATATCACCGTTACAAAACTCTATGTCTTCTCAGTATCCTGGCTTCGTATCTGAACCGGTAACGAATAAAGTTATTAATGCTGATCAAGTAGATGAAGATACGCAAGTGGTGCAGATGCGCGGCTTTGATAGAACTGAAAACGATAAGCCTAAAACCGCCCTTAAACATAAGCTAAAATTGCCGCCACGCGAAAAGACGGTCATTCGCTTACCCGATTACGAACACGTCAAATCTGACCCCGTGCTGTACGCGCATGCCAACCGTATTTTACATCTGGAAACCAATCCCGGTAACGCGCGCGCCTTAGTACAGCGTCATAGCAGCGGTGCGGGTAACTCATTCACTTCAATTGATGTGTGGCTCAATCCGCCACCGATTCCACTATCGACGGAAGAGATGGATTATGTGTTTGACTTGCCATATGCGCGTCTACCGCATCCAAGTTATGGTGATGCACGTATTCCTGCATATGACATGATTAAATTCTCCGTCAATATCATGCGCGGCTGCTTTGGTGGCTGTACTTTTTGCTCGATTACTGAGCACGAAGGGCGCATTATTCAAAACCGCTCGGAAGAATCTATCCTGCGTGAAGTGGAAGCCATTCGTGATACTGCGCCTAGCTTTACTGGCGTGATATCTGACCTTGGTGGTCCAACTGCCAATATGTATCGTCTCAGCTGTAAAGATGAAACTATTGAAAAGAACTGCCGGAAGCCCTCTTGTGTCTATCCTGATGTTTGCGAAAATCTCATTACCGACCATAGCAATTTAACCAAGCTATATCGTAAAGCACGTGATATCAAAGGCGTGAAAAAAATCCTTATCGCCTCTGGTCTGCGTTATGACTTAGCCGTAAAAGATCCTGAATATGTTAAAGAGTTGGTCACCCATCACGTTGGTGGCTATCTGAAAATTGCCCCTGAGCATTCAGAAGAAGCCGTTCTATCAAAAATGATGAAACCGGGCATGGGCAGTTACGATAAATTTAAAGCCATGTTTGAGCAGTTCAGCCAAGAAGCAGGGAAAGAACAATATTTAATCCCCTACTTTATCGCTGCGCATCCGGGCACCAAAGATGAAGACATGATGAATCTGGCGCTATGGCTCAAAAGCTATGGCTATCGCGCTGACCAAGTACAGGCGTTTTACCCAAGCCCGATGGCGACCGCGACCACCATGTATCACACCCATAAAGACCCGCTGCATAAAGTCAGCCGTGAAGGCGGCGACATGGATATCGTCAAGTCGGGCAAACAGCGCAAATTGCACAAAGCATTCTTACGCTATCACGATCCAAAGAACTGGGCGCTACTGCGTGAGGCGTTAAAAGCCATGGGGCGCAGTGACCTTATTGGCAAAAATCGCGGTTGCCTGATACCACCATTCAATGCCAGTTTAGAAGGACGTGATGGTGCTCAAGACAGTTATCAATCAGCGCGTAAAAAGAACAGCCGTCTTGGTAATGATTCAGTAAAACGTAACAATAACAGCGCAACTGCGCCAAAAAATACTGCGGGTAGAAATGCTAAAAAAGTAAGCAAAGGCAATTTCCAAACTCAGCATACGGGACTGCCACCACGTAAAACCAAGTAA